A region of the Candidatus Methylomirabilis oxygeniifera genome:
GGTTCGACGTACCCATTGAGCCGATCTTCAGCGCCATCAAGGTGGTCGACGTGAACGGGCAGCAGGTGGATAAACAAGACGGACGCGTGAATCCAGCGGACCACACGGTCTTGGAGGTAAGCCTTCCATCGCTTCCACCCGGAAAATATCGGGTGTTCTGGCAAGTCATTTCGATCGACACTCACCGCACCGAAGGCGACTATCCGTTTACCATTGGGGCGAGCCCATGACCGACCTGCAGACCATGCTGCCGATCATCGTCCGCTACCTGGGGTTTGTGAGTCTCACGATGTTGGTCGGCGGCTTCGGCTTTGTGTGCTTGATCCTTCCGCCACGCCTATTATCCCGCGAGGGTTACCAGATCCTGGATCGACATCTTAGTCGGGTACAAGCCGTCTCGATCCTGATTGTGACGCTTACGAGCGTAGCCGATCTGATCTTGAGAACCCTAGCGATGAGCGGCGGGAGCCAGGCCACATTGGGCCTCGCCCTTCCGTTGGTTCTTCAGCATACCCACTTCGGGACGGTGTGGATCATCAGAACCTTCCTGCTGGGGCTGTTGGGCGCGGCCTGGTGGCTCCGGCTGCAGGGGGCGGCCGCACCCTCGCGGTTCGCCTGGATTGCCGCGATCCCCCGCGTAGGACTGTCAGGCATGACCTGGTGGCTCAGGCTGCTGGGGACGACCGCCAGCCCACAGTTCGCGTGGGCCTCCTTCTTTGGCGCCTGCTTCGTGGCCCTCACCACGACCCTCTCAGGCCACGCGGCCGACTGGGGCGATCTGGCGGTTCCAGTACTGGTCGACTGGGTTCACCTCATCGCGATCTCGATCTGGATCGGCGGGCTGTTCACTTTCGGGTTCGTCCTCAAACGTTCCTTGGCGGCGCCGGGCGCGGAGGAGATGGTACGCGCACTCTCGTCAATCGCCCGGCTTTTCTCCAGGATAGCGGCCGCCTGTGTGGCCGTCTTTCTGCTGACAGGACTCTACAGCACCTGGTTGCAGGTGGGCGCCCTCTCACCCCTTGTCACCAGTCCATATGGGTGGACTCTTCTGGTGAAGCTGGCGGTTGTGGTACTGATCCTGGCAATCGCG
Encoded here:
- a CDS encoding membrane protein of unknown function (Evidence 5 : No homology to any previously reported sequences), with the translated sequence MTDLQTMLPIIVRYLGFVSLTMLVGGFGFVCLILPPRLLSREGYQILDRHLSRVQAVSILIVTLTSVADLILRTLAMSGGSQATLGLALPLVLQHTHFGTVWIIRTFLLGLLGAAWWLRLQGAAAPSRFAWIAAIPRVGLSGMTWWLRLLGTTASPQFAWASFFGACFVALTTTLSGHAADWGDLAVPVLVDWVHLIAISIWIGGLFTFGFVLKRSLAAPGAEEMVRALSSIARLFSRIAAACVAVFLLTGLYSTWLQVGALSPLVTSPYGWTLLVKLAVVVLILAIAAVNRLYFLTRLGPSATTHGRLAFRTIRRVGGNPRAANETGDDRRIRYRFSRFVRLEWIMVMITLACSALLTQLMPARHVRHLEHLKQHQHSGSHPSAHDTPIAMLPSARE
- a CDS encoding Copper resistance protein CopC precursor; amino-acid sequence: MGPWSSSTAFVIGLLLTATSAWGHSFPDHSEPRVGWTVTKPPAQVRIWFDVPIEPIFSAIKVVDVNGQQVDKQDGRVNPADHTVLEVSLPSLPPGKYRVFWQVISIDTHRTEGDYPFTIGASP